AAAGAACATGGTCGAACGGAACGGAGACGTAGTAGTTTTTATATCGGCTTATATGGTCAAACTTGGGTCAATTTCAAGGATATTTGTATGGATTTAGTCACGGAGTTAATAAAATTAAATCGCAATAAACGTAAGTATTATCAACAAGGTCTAAGAGCTATGAGTCTTATGGAGTCTGTCTTATAGCTGATTTTGTCCCCCCTTCAGCTCTAGATCAACAATGGGCAAACTTTAACTATACAGAATACCCCCCAGAATCTAAAGAAACCATTCCTCAAGCATTATCCGATATCATGACACCACCAGTTGGGCGTGGAGGACAATTAGTACATTTGCCCATGTGATTTTTGTCATTCATTCATATTCCGATATGTAGCAACTGCGGAAGGCGAGATGCGGTTTAAATAACGGAAAATCCAATATTTAAAGATAGTATCTAAAATCACGGGAAACGTAGCAATAAATAAGAAGATAAAATCTCGATTAGCTGGTAAACCCCAATGACGTGATACACCTTCTAAAATTACTTCCCAACCGTGCGGAGAGTGAAAGCCGACAAATACATCAGTAAATAAAATAATGATAAATGCCTTAGCACTATCACTCAGACCATAGACAATATGATCAAAGAAATCTTTTAGCACCATAATCGAAGGCTTGCTGATTACCAACAGATAAATAAAAGCACCTACCGAGAAAATATCAGAAAAAACATTTTTAATAGCGTTGGCACTTTCGCGACGAAATTGTTCCGCAATTTCACGGGCTTTATCTTCCATCTCAACTTCTATCTCTTCCGCAGATAGTCGCGGGGCGCTACTAATTAGATTTTTAAATTTGATTTTTTCTTCAAATCTTTGCAGTTCTATTAATGCTTCTTCCTCCATTTCTAAATTGAGAAAGATTTCGGCTGTTTCGGAACCTCTAAAATGGTTGATTATCGGTCCTACTATTAATACCTTTGATATTTGATGAGTTAACAGAGGTACTATAATTAATAGTAAAATAAATCTAATAGATATTATGGTTCTTCTTTGAGTTAGACGGAAGTTTTTAACAACATCTTCTTCAGCATTGGGGTCTAATTCAACTTGCAGACGGCCGATGGTACTTAAAATCGACCGGGGCAGTATCCCCATTGTATCAGCTTTACCGCGCTGTTTTTTCTGCGGTTCTTGATTTTGAATTGGTAATTTTTGTGGTGATGTTTCAGAGGTAGGTACATCAACTTTAACAATTTGAGGTTTATTGACTAAAGCCGGGGAATTGATCTCGTTATCCAAGTTATGATATTTTGAGATAACTTGATCAATAAATTCTAATTTCTCTAAAATTAAGGTAGGACTAGGATACTCTATACCTGTTTTGTGCGCGGCTCTTTGATGAGATTCATTGGAAAACAAACGACTGGCTCGAAACTCTGTTAGTCGCATCCGGGCAGTTTTTAAATGTTGCTTTAAATCTGACTCAAAGTAATCCATTACACTGTTGCTGTAGATGGCTGAGTTTAAGTCTATTTTATTACCATGAAAATGGTCATCTTCTATGGCTTGAATGTGTAATGCTGCCTTATAAGCTTCCTCTAATGAACGCTCTGGGGTGAGTAAGTACCATCGGTAAGCAGACAGTAAAAAAGGGTAAATTTTTTGGCTAAAAATCGGTATTCTCATCGTCAGCAATTATTTAGCATTTATTAGTGCTTCTGATCATTAAGTTAACGCACAAAGTATACTAGCAAATCTACAAGGGGAGGATTTGTGATTTCTCATTCTACTTGGATTGTTGGCGCTAGCCGCAGTGGTAAAACGGCTCGTTTGGTAGATATTTTTAGTGATTGGTTGCAAAGTGAAAATCATGTTCGGGCATCATTTTATACTAAAAACTCAGACGCTCTCAAAGGCGGGGCGATAGCGCCAGATTCACATCTCCAAAAAACAGCGCCGAGAGTTTTGGTTTTAGCTGCTAATAGTGAAAATCGCCGAGAATTGGCTGATAAAATTGTGACAGCAACTCAAGGAAAATATCCAGTTCGTGCTAAGACGATGCTCGGTTTTTTTCAAGATGAAGTTATTTTATTTTGGCCTTTATTAATTCAGTCGTTAAAACTCAAAGCACAGTTTCCGGTAAGATTACGCCCTGAAACTGAACAGGAATTAGCCACGAAACTTTGGCATTCTCAGTTAAATACAGCCACTTTGCAATCTGCGGGAGTCAATGAGTCCCGTTTGGTACGTCGGATTCTGGATTTATTCCAATTGGCTGCTTACAGTGGTACACCTTGTGAAGATATTGCCCAGATTTTGCACACAGGTTTACCAGAAAATGCCATAGATTTAGAGCCGGAGTTTTTGGTATCTTTATTATTAGATTGGCGCGACTGGTGTTTAGAAAGGGGATTACTTAGCTATGGGATAATTACTGAACTTTATAGTCAGAAGTTATTAAGCGATCGCCATTATCAACAACACTTAACTCAACGCTATCAAGCTGTACTCGCAGATGATGTCGATGATTATCCTGGGGTAGCGCGTCAACTATTTGATTTTTTATTGAATCAAGGTGCAGTGGGGGCTTTTAGCTATAACCCTGATGGTGCAGTGCGTCTAGGTTTGGGAGCAGATCCCCAATATTTGGCAGGTTTAGCCGAACGTTGTCAAATTGAGACATTAACCACATCACCCTTACCCAGTCTAGCAGAGCAACTTTTGACCCCAATGGTGGAGTTAGTCACAGAATCAATGATGCTGTCTAGTTTACCAGACTCAGTGCAGTTAATTCAAACGACCTCCCGCGCCCAATTATTACGGGACACAGCCGAGGAAATTGCGAAAGCGATCAATTCGGGACAAGTACAAGCAGAAGATGTGGCAATTATTGCACCGGGTTTAGATGCGATCGCCCGTTATACTTTAGTAGAAATCCTGAGTAAACAAAACATCCCCGTCGAATCACTCAACGAGCAACGTCCCTTAATTAGTTCACCTGTGATTCGAGCCTTACTCACCATGCTGGCTCTAGTTTATCCCGGTTTAGGTCGCCTTGTAGATCGAGAAGCCGTAGCCGAGATGTTAGTTATCTTTAGTAGAAAACCAGAAATCTCCACCGACCACACCCCACTCCCCACACCCCACTCCCCACTCCCTATTCCCCACACCCCACTCCCCACTCGCATCGACCCAGTACGCGCCGGATTAATTACAGATTACTGTTTTAAACCTCATCCCGATCATCCCCACTTGCTCCCAGTGTCAGCATTCGAGCGCTGGGATAGAATTGGCTATGCAGCTACCACAGCTTATGGTGAAATTTTGCAGTGGTTAGAAAAACAACAAGCAAAGGATTTGATTCCCAGTCCAACTTCTCTGTTATATCTAGCAATGCAGGACTTTATCTGTAAAGATCATCATCCTCCCTACGAAGAAATGGCAGCATTGCGGGAATTACTGGAAACAGCCCAACATTATTGGGAAATTGACACCCGTTTAAGACAAATAACCCCCAGAACAGCAGGGGGAGAACTCCACACAACCATTGCCGAATTTATACACTTACTCCGACGTGGTACTATTACCGCCAACCCTTACCCCTTGCGTCCCATCGGCGCAGCCAGAAAAGCTGTCACCTTAGCAACTATTTTCCAATATCGTTCTAGTAGAAGATTTCACCGTTGGCATTTTTGGTTAGATGCTGGTTCTCCTCTGTGGACAAAAGGTGGCGCAGCGACGCTATTTGCAGCGCCGTTGTTCTTGCGAGACAGGTTAGGCGAACGTTGGACAGCAGAAGATGAAAATCTACTAGAAGAAGCAAGATTGCGAAAAATCCTAGCAGATTTACTGTCTCGTGTCGGTGAAAAAGTTTATTTATGTCACAGCGACTTAGCCGTAAATGGTCAAGAACAAATAGGTCGGCTGTTGCCTTTGGTACAATCGTTTGTGTAAAATTACTTTTAATTATCGGTTGGGGATGAACAATGAGTTATTTCCAAAACTCCCCAAGCTGTACAAGATTCTTTACAATATTAAGTAAGGTAAAGAAGTTTATGAGAAATCAGAGTTAAAAATTATGGGACTATTTGGATTTGGTAAAAAGCTGGCTATCCCCACTCCTGAAGAAGCTTTACCAGGAAGAGCAAAATCAATGCCAGTACCCAATGAACACTATGTCAATAAGAATACTTTAACAGCGCCTTTTCCTGAAGGATTGGAGAAAGCAATATTTGGTTTAGGCTGCTTTTGGGGTGCAGAACGCAAATTTTGGCAACTTCCAGGAGTTTACACAACTGCGGTGGGTTATGCTGCTGGTAGCACCCCAAACCCCAGTTATGATGAAGTATGTAGCGGCATGACTGGTCACAATGAGGTAGTCTTGGTTGTCTTTGATCCTAACGTGGTTAGTTTCTCTCAACTACTAAAAGTTTTTTGGGAAAGCCATAACCCCACCCAAGGAATGCGCCAAGGTAATGATGCTGGTACTCAATACCGTTCGGGAATTTATGTTTATTCCCCACAGCAGAAGCAACTAGCAGAAGCATCGCGGGACGCTTATCAGGAAGCACTCAACAAAGCAGGTTATGGGAAGATTACCACAGAAATTTTAGATGCACCTGAATTTTACTACGCAGAAGCTTATCATCAGCAGTATTTAGCCAAAAACCCCAATGGCTATTGTGGGTTAGGAGGAACAAAGGTTGCTTGTCCCATCGGTGTAGTAGAATCTCAAATTAGTGGCTAGCTTGTAATTCGTCATTGATAATTCGTAATTCGTAATTGCAATCAGTGGTTGCTCTGTATCGTATATTTGAGTACGGCTTGTACATTCTTAATTACGAATTACTAATTACGAATTACGAATTACGAATTAGTAATTATTTACTCAAACCCCCTTGATAACCAGTCACAATTCTGCTACCATCTTTAAGAATATGGATTTCTATCTGGTCACTTGCCCAAGTCATCTGGTCTGCTAAATCTGGGTTAAAAACATTAACGCCTTGATTGCTAGAAGAAACCAAAGACGTGGGAGAATTAATTGCTAGAGAGTCCACAAAAGGACCATCAATCAAGATATCTAATTCTGCTAATAATGCGGCGGAATCTGGTGGTGCTGATGCAGACTGTAATTGCTTGAGGGTGAATCCAGTAAAAGACATTATATTTAAACCCGCAGCTTTGAGCTTACGAGCCAAAGACGCTAGTGCAGTTGCTTGCCAAAAAGGTTCCCCACCGGAAAACGTCACACCTGTATTATTAGGTTTGCTGAGGATATTCTGCGCGAGAGTATCAACAGAAATTAATTGATTAATCCCAAAAGACCAAGACTCAGGATTAAAGCAACCAGAACATTCACGCGGACAACCTTGAACCCAGACAACAGCACGACTTCCCGGACCATTAACTTCTGACTCATCCACGTAACCCATAATATTCAGATAGCCAGCCGGAATTTCTGTGAGTGCTGCTGATGGTTCCGTTAGTTTACTTTCCATCTGTTTCCTCTATTTCCATAGTAAAATATTCCAGATATTTCTGTCAATATCCGGTAAATCAATTCTTACTGTAGACTGCTAAACTCGCTGCCATTAATTTAACTCTTCCTCTCCCTCTCTGCGCCTCTGCGCCTCTGCGTGAAACAAACTCTTAATTAACTCTTAACGGCAGCAAAACTTGAGAAAGAAAACCATCTCCACAATTTACCGTAATTGTGATTACCTGAGCATTCATCAACTCCCCACTACTTCTTACTGTACCACTTCCAGAATTCATCGCATAAGCAGGAAAACAGGCAGCACTCAAACTCAAACGCAGGGCATTACCTTGAGCAATTCGCGCACAAGTAGGTTGGAGTTGAATTTTGGTCGGCGCTTGTTCTGAACCTGGGGGACAATGGACATAACCTTGAGTTAAGTTATAGACGCAGCCATCGGGATGGACTTCTGACAGCACTGCACACAAATCATAACTGGGTTGGTCGGCACTACAAAAGATTTCCACCGCGACATTCCCTAGTAAATGCAAGTTTTCTGTTAAGGGTTCGCTGGTGTAAGTTAAAACATCAGCACGACAATCTAAATGCGATCGCTCAAAAACACCCGCCGGCATTCCTGCATGACCACCCAAAGCGGGAACCGGTCGCCAAGGGTCATGTACTAAGACATCAAAGGAATTTGGGATTTTAGATTTTGGATTTTGGATTAGGCTTCCAGAATCTTCTCTGATATTAGCCAGTCCGGTGGTTGACAAAAAATAAGATTTCTGGTTTACTTTAGGGATAGTTGGATAACTATGCCAAATATTACTTCCTATCTCAAATAGACAAACAGGATCTTCTTCAAGTAATCCTGTATTCATACCTTTGAGAAACTGGTCAAACCAGCGAACTTGCATCTGGTCAACAGGACTCACAGCATTAACACCAAAATCAACTCCACCAACTTTGCGACCCCAAGGCAAATGCGCCCAAGGACCAATGATTAAATGTTGGGGTGTGGTGCTACGGGCGATCATATATTGATATAAATGCCAAGTTCCTCGCAGGTAAGTATCAAACCATCCCCCGATATGGAACATGGGCAAATCAATATTTTGTAAGTGGTTTTTAGGCGAAAGTTTTTCCCAGTATGTATCGGGATGAGAATATGTCAGCCACTGATGATAAAATGATTCTGGGGCGAGTTGCTGGAGAATTTCGGGATGAGTTACAGGTAAATTACGAGACGCAGCAAATAATGCTTCATAAGCTGTTTTGTCTTTGCGTAAACGAGCGGTTTCTGTAGCTAGTTGAATTGCCCAAGCGAGGTTAGTTTGTAAACAAAATGCACCCCCTTCATAAGCCCAATCTGTATATAAATCATAGCCAATCATGGCTGGGCAAATTGTTTTTAATGCTGGTGGTTTTGCAGATGCGGCATATAGTTGAGTCATTCCTTGATAGGAAAAGCCATACATCCCCACTTTGCCGTTACTACCAGGGAGTTTCGCCGCCCAGTTTACGGTGTCTTCTCCATCGGCGATTTCGTGCTTAAATAGCTGAAATTCACCTTCGGATGTGCCTCTTCCTCTTACGTCTTGAATAACTACAATATAGCCATGTGCAGCATACCAAATGGGATGGGCATAGACAACTGTGGAGGCGATCGCTCTTCCATAGGGTTGGCGCATTAATAAAACGGGATATTCTCCCTCTGCTTCGGGGCGATAAATATCTGCATCTAGGCGGATACCGTCGCGGGTTTGCATGGAGGCTGTTTGTTTGGGTAGGATTTTGTGCATGAGTTGACGGAGCGATCGCTATAATAAAATTAGCATTTAGGCAAAATTTCTCCAATAGCACAGAAACCCGCCCAATTTGCCGGTTCGCTCAGGGGTTTGTCATCTGGTTGATACCATTTAAGATAACGAGTATTTTCTGTAACCTACTCTATGGATTTAAAATAATCATCAAATCTAAAACAAAACCACGTAGAACTTCTTCACCAGAAACTTGAGGAGGTCTCTCAAAAGAGAAATTTAAAACTTCTACATCTTGTCCTGGGCGATAAATTTCTACCGAAGGTGTTTGCGGATCAATTAACCAACCTAACCGCGCACCATTTTCTTGATACTCCCGCATTTTAGCGCCTAATTTAGCTAAACTATCACTTTCTGAACGCAGTTCAATTACAAAATCAGGACAAAGCGGCGGAAAACGTCTTTTTTCATCTTTAGTTAAAGCTTCCCAACGTTCTAACTTCACCCAAGCCGCATCGGGACAGCGATATGCACCATTGGGTAATTTAAACTCAGTCGAAGAGTCAAAGACTTTGCCTAACTTGGTTTTACGGTTCCATAAATTTAACTCTGTGATTAAATCAGAGTTTCTAATTCCGCTTTCACCGCCTGTTGGGGGCATAATAATTAATTCTCCAGTCTGGGTAAGTTCTAATTGCCAAGGTTCGTTAGCAATGCAGAGTTGATAAAACTGCTCATCGGTTAAACCTACGCTTGGAGGTATGCTTAAGGTGAGGGTTTCCATGATGATTTTCACGAAAGGGTTAATTCTATTATCGTGGGTAAAATTCTGCTTGAGTTAAATAATTTTGCGTGAATGCGATGATATCAACCACAAATGAATACCCATGAATACCAATTAAATGCAATTCATCTGTGTTTATCTGTGGTTTCGGGGAGCATCCCAACTTGGAAGATATATTTTTCATTAAGCCGTAAGAACCTGATTACATGGTTAGACAGAAAAGATATATTTCCAAAGTGGGATGCTCCCTGCTTCCGAACTTCTTTAACAAGGCATCAACGCATTTGATCTTCCTAAAACTTCCATATCCTCTGCATCTAATTCCACCGGAATCCCACTGCGAATTAATTCCGAAAAATCTTCATTAGGAACCATCACCGTTAAAGTATATAAGCGAGATTTCCCTATATTCTTAATTAAATGAGTTCCAGTTGGAGGTACTAACAAACTATCCCCGGCTTGAATTTTGACACTCTTCCCATCACACATAGCTACCCCTTCCCCTTTGAGGACAAAAAACATTTCCACCGCCCATTGATGACGGTTTGGTGGTGTTTGTCCACCCACATCAAAAATTTCGATGCAGCAAGTTAAAGAAGTATTCGCATTGATGGAATCAAAAATAATCGCCAGCCGATTAGAATCATCTGGACTGATGCGATATGTTTGATAATCCTTGGGAGATTTGATCACAGGAATTACACATTTAGTAGCTTGCATTTATTCATCTCCTTTAAACTAATAACTGTAAATGTTCTCTACTAAGTCAGCACTTTTAAAATCGCTTCTGAATCAGTTACAAAACCGAAACATTGCTTAACGTTATATAATGTCGCCAGCCAACAATACTCAGGAGAAGTCGTAGCTGTGCAATTCTTAACTAAAATGCAGTCATAGCCTAAAAAATTGGCATCACATAGGGTAGACATCACACATTGATCAGCATTCACACCTCCAAATAATAGTGTCGTTCTTCCCAAGTTCCGCAGAATACTATCTAAAGGCGTATCCCAAAAGCCACTCATGCGGTATTTATCCACTCGAATATCTTCTGGTAGCTGTTGCAGTCCATCTACGACCGAGGCCGCCCAACTACCCGCCATCAGGACTTTAGCACCGTTGCTGGGCAGAGAATCGCCCAATCCTACGCCTGATCCTGTGGGGTTGTAGACGTGCATTAAAGCCGCACTAACATTGAGTAAGTCGGGACGATTTCCCCAGTTAAGCCAAATTATCGGCACATCCACAGCACGTAGTTTTGGCAGTAAACTATTTAAAGGTGCGATGGGTTGACGTGCTGGTGTGACATCTACGCCAATATGCGCTAACCATCCATCGGGGTGACAGAAGTCGTTTTGCATATCAATGATGATGATGGCGGTTTTTGCTAAGTCGAGGTGCAGAGTTTTGGTTTCTGTGGGTAAGATAACCGGTTGTGGGGTCTTTGGAGGACGAGTAATATCTGCGATATCCTGATTTACAGTCCACGCATTTGGTTCAACTCCCAATCTCCGTAATGGTAAATTCATAAATGACAACACTCAAAACAGTCCTTAAATTTGTAACTTGAATTTCTAATGTTTGTGCAATTACTTAATTAAGGTTAAATAAAGTGAATTTTACGATTCAAAACGTTCTGATTGCTACCAATGACGATTATGCCACCGTAGATGTGCAGGTTATTGATGGTACAATAGCGGCGATCGCACCGGATTTAGATGTCATCGGTACTGCTGTTGATGGTAGCAATAAACTATTACTCCCTGGTTTCGTCAACGCCCACACCCATTCCTCAGAAATGTGGCAACGGGGAATTATGTCAATTTTTCCTTTAGAATTATGGCTAGCCGAATTATATGATTTTGCACCCCTCGATTTAGAAAAAGTTTATCTGAGTGCTTTGGGAACAGCTGTAGAAACTTTACTTTCCGGTGGAACCAGTGTAGTAGATCATTTGGTGTTAACTCCTGGAAAAGAATTAGAAACCATCGCCACTGCGGTGCGTGCTTATCGAGAAGTGGGAATTCGGGCTTTTATTGCGCCACTAATTCAAGATGAATCCCTCAGCGCTGGGATACCTTCGGGGGAAACAGAACAAAACCATGAACCTTATTTTCGCTCAACTACGGCGACATTAGAAATTATAGAAGAAGCGGTGAAACAATTTCATCGTCCAGAAGAGGGGGTGAGTATTTTAGTTGCACCAACAGGGATACAATTGTGTAGTGATGGTTTATTTAAAGGATGTATTGAATTAAGCGATCGCTATAATCTTTGTCGTCACTCCCACTTATTAGAAACCAAAGCCCAAGAAAAACTCGCCCAAGAAAAATACGGATGTACTGCTGTGGAACATCTGCAACGCATTGGATATTTAGGCGATCGCACATCCTTAGCTCATTGTGTCTGGTTAAATGATCATGATATCACCATTCTCGCCCAAACCCAATGTACAGTTGTCCATAACCCCTTGAGTAACCTGCGTTTAGGCAGTGGTATCGCCCCAATTTTAAAATATATCAAATCAGGGGTAAACGTGACTTTTGGTTGTGATGGCGCTTCTAGTAACGACTCCCAAGACCTGCTAGAAGCCATCAAAATGGGTTCCATCTTGCACAACATAACAGACTCAGATTATCAAAACTGGATCACACCCAAAAAAGCCGTAGAAATGGCATCATTAGGAGGAGCAAAAGGACTAAATATAGCTGACCAAATTGGTTCCCTCACCGTAGGTAAACAAGCAGACTTAGTAATGTATGATTTAACAAATTTATCATTACTACCCAGAACAGATCCCATAGGTTTATTAGTATTAGGTCGCCCCACAAACGTTGTCCATAGCGCTTGGATAAACGGGAAACAAATAGTTAGCAAAAATCAAATCAATACAATCAACATAGATAACTTACGACAAGAACTATTTAATCGTAGTCAATGGGAAACAAAACGCAAATCTCAAACCGTCGCCCAAATAGAAACTCATTATCGCCAAGTAATGGACTTATAACCAGCAGAAAAACCCCCTCCGCGAACCTTTGCGTTAACCTCCGCGCCCCTTTGCGTTAAAATATTAACCTAGCTAACGCCTCACATAACCTAACCGCCAATATTGTGGTTCCTGTAACTGACTTAACTTACCTTGAGCAATTAACTTCAAAGCAATGCGAGTGTTTAAAAATCCCCGAATCATGGTATAATAATCCAGATTATCAACTCCAGATAAAACCTCGTCAATATCCTGAACTCGTCCGCAGTAAGTGATAGTTCCAGGTATTGATACTGTAAATAAAGCATCACTTCTGTATTCAGCAGGAATAGCAAATATAGCGTAGACATTATGTGGTCCAAGCCAAGGTTTGACTACTAACTTTTGAGGATGAGTATAGTACTTTTGAACTTGTGGCGGATAAAATCCCCCTTGTTCACACCTAACTATCGGCTTTTGTTCCGAGATATAAGCAGAAATATCATAAAATACCAGAACGCTCAATAAGCTTAGTAATAATAACAAAATAAAAAGTCTGATTTTTCGCACTGTTCAAATAGATAAGTTGCACAAAAAGAAATTGCTCACACTTCTATCCTACATAGAGAAAAATCAAGGGATGGAAAATGTTAAAATTTACACAATCTCACAGACGCGATCGCATTCAAATTGTTAAATTAACTAAGAATAGCAGCATGGAATCAAGCTAATTACAATCCATCATGGTATCTAATCCTCTTCGTTTC
The window above is part of the Nodularia spumigena CCY9414 genome. Proteins encoded here:
- a CDS encoding cupin domain-containing protein; amino-acid sequence: MQATKCVIPVIKSPKDYQTYRISPDDSNRLAIIFDSINANTSLTCCIEIFDVGGQTPPNRHQWAVEMFFVLKGEGVAMCDGKSVKIQAGDSLLVPPTGTHLIKNIGKSRLYTLTVMVPNEDFSELIRSGIPVELDAEDMEVLGRSNALMPC
- a CDS encoding 4Fe-4S single cluster domain-containing protein, with the protein product MESKLTEPSAALTEIPAGYLNIMGYVDESEVNGPGSRAVVWVQGCPRECSGCFNPESWSFGINQLISVDTLAQNILSKPNNTGVTFSGGEPFWQATALASLARKLKAAGLNIMSFTGFTLKQLQSASAPPDSAALLAELDILIDGPFVDSLAINSPTSLVSSSNQGVNVFNPDLADQMTWASDQIEIHILKDGSRIVTGYQGGLSK
- a CDS encoding cysteine hydrolase family protein, which codes for MNLPLRRLGVEPNAWTVNQDIADITRPPKTPQPVILPTETKTLHLDLAKTAIIIIDMQNDFCHPDGWLAHIGVDVTPARQPIAPLNSLLPKLRAVDVPIIWLNWGNRPDLLNVSAALMHVYNPTGSGVGLGDSLPSNGAKVLMAGSWAASVVDGLQQLPEDIRVDKYRMSGFWDTPLDSILRNLGRTTLLFGGVNADQCVMSTLCDANFLGYDCILVKNCTATTSPEYCWLATLYNVKQCFGFVTDSEAILKVLT
- a CDS encoding amidohydrolase, producing the protein MNFTIQNVLIATNDDYATVDVQVIDGTIAAIAPDLDVIGTAVDGSNKLLLPGFVNAHTHSSEMWQRGIMSIFPLELWLAELYDFAPLDLEKVYLSALGTAVETLLSGGTSVVDHLVLTPGKELETIATAVRAYREVGIRAFIAPLIQDESLSAGIPSGETEQNHEPYFRSTTATLEIIEEAVKQFHRPEEGVSILVAPTGIQLCSDGLFKGCIELSDRYNLCRHSHLLETKAQEKLAQEKYGCTAVEHLQRIGYLGDRTSLAHCVWLNDHDITILAQTQCTVVHNPLSNLRLGSGIAPILKYIKSGVNVTFGCDGASSNDSQDLLEAIKMGSILHNITDSDYQNWITPKKAVEMASLGGAKGLNIADQIGSLTVGKQADLVMYDLTNLSLLPRTDPIGLLVLGRPTNVVHSAWINGKQIVSKNQINTINIDNLRQELFNRSQWETKRKSQTVAQIETHYRQVMDL
- a CDS encoding Uma2 family endonuclease — its product is METLTLSIPPSVGLTDEQFYQLCIANEPWQLELTQTGELIIMPPTGGESGIRNSDLITELNLWNRKTKLGKVFDSSTEFKLPNGAYRCPDAAWVKLERWEALTKDEKRRFPPLCPDFVIELRSESDSLAKLGAKMREYQENGARLGWLIDPQTPSVEIYRPGQDVEVLNFSFERPPQVSGEEVLRGFVLDLMIILNP
- a CDS encoding CocE/NonD family hydrolase gives rise to the protein MHKILPKQTASMQTRDGIRLDADIYRPEAEGEYPVLLMRQPYGRAIASTVVYAHPIWYAAHGYIVVIQDVRGRGTSEGEFQLFKHEIADGEDTVNWAAKLPGSNGKVGMYGFSYQGMTQLYAASAKPPALKTICPAMIGYDLYTDWAYEGGAFCLQTNLAWAIQLATETARLRKDKTAYEALFAASRNLPVTHPEILQQLAPESFYHQWLTYSHPDTYWEKLSPKNHLQNIDLPMFHIGGWFDTYLRGTWHLYQYMIARSTTPQHLIIGPWAHLPWGRKVGGVDFGVNAVSPVDQMQVRWFDQFLKGMNTGLLEEDPVCLFEIGSNIWHSYPTIPKVNQKSYFLSTTGLANIREDSGSLIQNPKSKIPNSFDVLVHDPWRPVPALGGHAGMPAGVFERSHLDCRADVLTYTSEPLTENLHLLGNVAVEIFCSADQPSYDLCAVLSEVHPDGCVYNLTQGYVHCPPGSEQAPTKIQLQPTCARIAQGNALRLSLSAACFPAYAMNSGSGTVRSSGELMNAQVITITVNCGDGFLSQVLLPLRVN
- a CDS encoding proton extrusion protein PcxA; the protein is MLTMRIPIFSQKIYPFLLSAYRWYLLTPERSLEEAYKAALHIQAIEDDHFHGNKIDLNSAIYSNSVMDYFESDLKQHLKTARMRLTEFRASRLFSNESHQRAAHKTGIEYPSPTLILEKLEFIDQVISKYHNLDNEINSPALVNKPQIVKVDVPTSETSPQKLPIQNQEPQKKQRGKADTMGILPRSILSTIGRLQVELDPNAEEDVVKNFRLTQRRTIISIRFILLLIIVPLLTHQISKVLIVGPIINHFRGSETAEIFLNLEMEEEALIELQRFEEKIKFKNLISSAPRLSAEEIEVEMEDKAREIAEQFRRESANAIKNVFSDIFSVGAFIYLLVISKPSIMVLKDFFDHIVYGLSDSAKAFIIILFTDVFVGFHSPHGWEVILEGVSRHWGLPANRDFIFLFIATFPVILDTIFKYWIFRYLNRISPSAVATYRNMNE
- the msrA gene encoding peptide-methionine (S)-S-oxide reductase MsrA, with product MGLFGFGKKLAIPTPEEALPGRAKSMPVPNEHYVNKNTLTAPFPEGLEKAIFGLGCFWGAERKFWQLPGVYTTAVGYAAGSTPNPSYDEVCSGMTGHNEVVLVVFDPNVVSFSQLLKVFWESHNPTQGMRQGNDAGTQYRSGIYVYSPQQKQLAEASRDAYQEALNKAGYGKITTEILDAPEFYYAEAYHQQYLAKNPNGYCGLGGTKVACPIGVVESQISG